The proteins below come from a single Pandoraea apista genomic window:
- the kbl gene encoding glycine C-acetyltransferase, with product MTAHTQEAREGFYRQLTERLEDTRRQGLFKQERVLMSRQGPEVVCDDGQTRINLCANNYLGLSGSEALVKAGQKALEDFGFGLSSVRFICGTQGPHKDLEARIAAYLGTEDAILYAAAFDANGGVFEPLFDEQDAIISDALNHASIIDGVRLCKAQRLRYAHNDMDDLARQLQAAAGARHRIIVTDGVFSMDGTIAQLDRIVALAEQYGALVMIDECHATGFMGPTGRGTHEHHGVLGKIDIITGTLGKALGGAMGGFTAGRREVIETLRQRSRPYLFSNSLAPAIVGTSLAVFDELEHSSARREQLHENTAFFRKEVAALGFTIKPGTHPIVPVMLFDATLAQRFAQRLYELGVIATGFFYPVVPQGQARVRVQLSAAHTREHLTRALAAFAQAGNELGILKQG from the coding sequence ATGACTGCACACACCCAGGAGGCCCGCGAGGGCTTCTACCGCCAACTGACCGAACGACTGGAAGATACGCGCCGCCAGGGCCTTTTCAAGCAGGAACGCGTGCTCATGTCGCGGCAGGGGCCGGAGGTCGTGTGCGACGACGGGCAAACGCGCATTAACCTGTGCGCCAACAATTATCTGGGGCTCTCGGGGAGCGAGGCGCTCGTCAAGGCCGGCCAGAAAGCGCTGGAGGACTTCGGTTTCGGTTTGTCGTCGGTGCGTTTCATCTGCGGCACGCAAGGCCCACACAAGGATCTCGAAGCGCGCATCGCCGCGTATCTCGGGACGGAAGACGCCATCCTGTATGCAGCGGCATTCGACGCCAACGGCGGCGTGTTCGAACCGTTGTTCGACGAACAGGACGCCATCATCTCCGACGCGCTCAACCACGCCTCGATCATCGATGGCGTGCGTCTGTGCAAGGCGCAGCGACTGCGTTATGCCCACAACGACATGGATGATCTGGCGCGCCAGTTGCAGGCGGCGGCCGGCGCGCGTCATCGCATCATCGTGACAGACGGCGTGTTCTCGATGGACGGCACGATTGCCCAACTCGACCGCATTGTGGCGCTGGCCGAGCAATACGGTGCGCTCGTCATGATCGACGAATGTCATGCGACCGGCTTCATGGGGCCGACGGGGCGCGGCACGCACGAGCACCACGGCGTGCTCGGCAAAATCGACATCATTACCGGCACGCTGGGCAAGGCGCTCGGTGGCGCGATGGGCGGCTTCACGGCGGGCCGTCGCGAGGTGATCGAGACGCTGCGTCAGCGCTCGCGCCCGTACCTCTTTTCGAATAGCCTCGCGCCGGCCATCGTCGGCACGTCGCTCGCTGTGTTCGACGAGCTCGAACATTCGTCGGCGCGACGCGAGCAACTGCACGAGAACACCGCATTTTTCCGTAAGGAAGTGGCGGCGCTGGGGTTCACCATCAAGCCGGGTACGCATCCGATCGTGCCCGTCATGCTGTTCGACGCCACGCTCGCCCAGCGCTTTGCGCAGCGTCTTTACGAACTGGGGGTGATCGCCACCGGCTTCTTCTACCCGGTGGTGCCGCAGGGGCAGGCGCGTGTGCGGGTGCAACTCTCGGCGGCGCACACGCGCGAACATCTGACTCGTGCGCTGGCGGCATTCGCTCAGGCCGGTAACGAACTCGGCATTCTCAAACAAGGCTGA
- a CDS encoding NAD-dependent epimerase/dehydratase family protein, translating to MERILIIGANGQIGSELVEALAAQYGNENVIATDIAPGPSRHAVHYETLDVLDASRLAALVERFGITQIFHLAALLSATGETRPLQAWTLNMNGLLNVLELARERNGLRVFWPSSIAAFGPHTPAVETPQLAIMDPTTMYGISKQAGERLCEYYFTKFGVDVRSLRYPGVISYKTPPGGGTTDYAIEIFQAARRGETYTCFLKEDATLPMIHMPDAVRATLELMNADASRLRVRSSYNVAGVSFDPATLAAAIARRVPGFTVKYAPDFRQAIAETWPHTLDDTHARYDWGWQPAFGLDAMVDDMLANVPLDWHAPALGHAA from the coding sequence ATGGAACGCATCCTCATCATCGGCGCCAACGGGCAGATCGGCAGCGAACTCGTCGAAGCGCTGGCGGCGCAGTATGGCAACGAGAACGTCATCGCCACGGACATTGCGCCGGGGCCGTCGCGCCACGCGGTTCACTATGAGACGCTGGACGTGCTCGATGCGTCGCGTCTGGCCGCGCTCGTCGAGCGTTTTGGCATCACGCAGATTTTCCATCTGGCGGCGCTCCTGTCGGCGACTGGCGAGACACGCCCGCTTCAGGCCTGGACCCTCAACATGAACGGTCTGCTCAACGTGCTGGAGCTGGCGCGCGAGCGTAACGGGCTGCGGGTATTCTGGCCGTCGTCGATTGCGGCGTTCGGCCCGCACACGCCGGCCGTGGAAACGCCGCAACTCGCGATCATGGACCCGACCACGATGTACGGCATCAGCAAGCAGGCGGGTGAGCGGCTGTGCGAGTACTACTTCACGAAGTTCGGGGTGGACGTGCGAAGCCTGCGCTATCCGGGCGTGATCAGCTACAAGACGCCCCCGGGCGGCGGCACGACCGATTACGCCATCGAGATTTTTCAGGCGGCACGCCGTGGCGAGACCTACACATGCTTCCTGAAGGAAGACGCAACGCTGCCGATGATTCACATGCCCGATGCCGTGCGCGCGACGCTCGAATTGATGAACGCAGACGCCTCGCGTCTGCGCGTGCGTTCGTCGTATAACGTGGCCGGGGTGAGCTTCGACCCGGCAACGTTGGCGGCGGCGATTGCACGTCGCGTGCCGGGCTTCACGGTGAAGTACGCGCCGGACTTCCGCCAGGCGATTGCCGAGACGTGGCCGCACACGCTGGACGACACCCACGCGCGCTATGACTGGGGCTGGCAGCCGGCCTTCGGTCTGGACGCCATGGTCGACGACATGCTCGCCAACGTACCGTTGGACTGGCACGCGCCGGCCCTGGGACATGCGGCTTGA
- a CDS encoding AAA-associated domain-containing protein — MPNDTHQPIAGKEIFSLANVSRGFRKGGDERQVLDGVNLQLHEGEIVGMLGRSGSGKSTLLRIIAGLIQPSSGDIRYLGQPLEGPPEGVAMVFQTFALFPWLTVLQNVEAGLEALGVEPKERRRRALAAIDLIGLDGFENAYPRELSGGMRQRVGFARALVVNPTLLLMDEPFSALDVLTAETLRTDLLDLWSQRQLPIKSILIVTHNIEEAVFMCDRILVLSSNPGRVVAEIKVPFPHRRNRLDPAFRKMVDDIYALMTSRRNAHTTQKMPLELSSPLHEVSTNLMAGLLEALAGPPYNGRADLPEIAQTLLLEVDDLFPVAEILDQLGFAELKEGDILLTAAGKRFVDVSTQERKVLFAEHLLRHVPLAAKIRSVLQERRGQRAPRVRFEQELEDSMSDDLAQETLDTAINWGRYAEIFSYNDHTETFSLEDVEGAT, encoded by the coding sequence ATGCCGAACGATACCCACCAACCGATTGCCGGAAAAGAGATCTTCTCGCTCGCCAACGTCAGCCGCGGCTTCCGCAAGGGCGGCGACGAGCGCCAGGTGCTCGACGGCGTGAATCTGCAACTGCACGAAGGCGAAATCGTCGGCATGCTCGGCCGTTCGGGCTCGGGCAAGTCGACGCTGCTGCGCATCATCGCCGGCCTGATTCAGCCCAGCTCGGGCGACATCCGCTATCTCGGGCAACCCCTCGAAGGCCCGCCCGAGGGCGTGGCGATGGTGTTCCAGACCTTCGCGCTGTTCCCGTGGCTGACGGTGCTGCAAAACGTGGAAGCCGGTCTGGAGGCCCTTGGCGTCGAGCCGAAGGAGCGCCGCCGCCGTGCGCTTGCCGCCATCGATCTGATCGGTCTGGACGGCTTCGAAAACGCGTATCCGCGCGAACTCTCGGGCGGTATGCGTCAGCGTGTGGGCTTCGCCCGCGCCCTCGTGGTCAACCCCACGCTGTTGCTCATGGACGAGCCCTTCTCCGCGCTCGACGTGCTCACCGCCGAGACACTGCGTACCGACCTGCTCGACCTGTGGAGCCAGCGTCAGTTGCCGATCAAGTCGATCCTGATCGTCACGCACAACATTGAAGAGGCCGTGTTCATGTGCGACCGGATTCTGGTGCTGTCGTCGAATCCGGGCCGCGTGGTCGCCGAAATCAAGGTGCCCTTCCCGCACCGCCGCAACCGCCTCGATCCGGCCTTCCGCAAGATGGTCGACGACATCTATGCGCTGATGACCTCGCGTCGCAACGCGCACACCACGCAGAAGATGCCGCTGGAGTTGTCGAGCCCGCTGCATGAAGTGTCGACCAACCTGATGGCCGGTCTGCTCGAAGCGCTCGCCGGGCCGCCGTACAACGGCCGCGCCGACTTGCCGGAAATTGCCCAAACCCTGCTGCTCGAGGTCGACGACCTCTTCCCGGTCGCGGAAATTCTCGACCAGTTGGGTTTCGCGGAACTCAAGGAGGGCGATATTCTCCTCACCGCCGCCGGCAAGCGTTTCGTGGATGTCAGTACGCAAGAGCGCAAAGTGCTGTTCGCTGAGCACCTGCTGCGTCACGTGCCGCTCGCCGCGAAGATCCGCTCGGTGTTGCAGGAGCGTCGCGGGCAGCGTGCGCCGCGCGTTCGTTTCGAGCAGGAACTGGAAGACTCGATGTCGGACGACCTCGCGCAGGAAACGCTCGACACCGCGATCAACTGGGGCCGTTACGCCGAGATCTTCTCGTACAACGACCACACCGAGACGTTCAGCCTGGAGGACGTGGAAGGCGCGACCTGA
- a CDS encoding tetratricopeptide repeat protein: MTTPLDARCERARQLSAAGRLDEAIAELRVVLKQSPEFLPALEGLAYVSLRTGAFESAADAFDRLIALVPQPGAQATFDAAMASLQAGRQMRAEALFEATVQQSPDVIGTMHTIGMTWAQAGDSARALVWFERTAAKAPALWQAHFNRGRALGALGRYDEEIDAYRLANAIAPQQPDPLVNLGVALRERHAFADALQCFREAVKLSPEHAGARTNRAQTNLLMGDFEHGWHDYEWRWHDGGQQRRFSERLWDGRAPLAGKTVFVYSEQGFGDTLQFVRFVPRLVQMGANVVLSVQAPLVTLLGGFARGVTVLGEHMPVPSFDWQLPLLSLPHLLKVGGNVAVPMPYVRSSAGREMIWRSMLGAKPEGALRVGFVWRPRPFPPNRDVALEHWAPVFGTNAQFYSLQVDVTDEERAALARYPNVHDIGAKLSDFAETAAVIAQMDLVISADTAALHVAGALGKPVWGLVNFTPDWRWQLARRDSDWYPSLTLFRQPQRGDWDTVMAQVSADLAAAVQTESAAAAGQQAQGVV; the protein is encoded by the coding sequence ATGACGACGCCATTAGACGCGCGTTGCGAGCGTGCACGACAATTGAGTGCCGCCGGCCGGCTCGACGAGGCGATCGCCGAGTTGCGCGTAGTACTGAAACAATCCCCCGAATTTCTCCCCGCGCTCGAAGGACTTGCCTACGTCTCGCTACGTACGGGCGCCTTCGAATCGGCGGCCGACGCGTTCGACCGGCTGATCGCGCTGGTGCCGCAACCCGGCGCACAGGCCACCTTCGATGCGGCGATGGCCAGCCTTCAGGCCGGTCGTCAGATGCGTGCCGAGGCGCTGTTCGAGGCGACGGTGCAGCAGTCGCCGGACGTCATCGGCACGATGCACACCATTGGCATGACCTGGGCGCAGGCGGGCGACAGTGCCCGCGCGCTGGTGTGGTTCGAGCGCACCGCCGCCAAGGCGCCGGCGCTGTGGCAGGCCCATTTCAACCGTGGGCGAGCCCTCGGCGCGCTGGGTCGCTACGACGAAGAGATCGACGCTTACCGTCTCGCCAACGCCATCGCACCTCAGCAACCCGATCCGCTGGTGAACCTGGGCGTGGCGCTGCGCGAGCGCCATGCATTTGCCGATGCGTTGCAGTGCTTTCGCGAGGCCGTGAAACTCTCGCCCGAGCACGCCGGGGCGCGCACCAATCGCGCGCAGACCAATCTGCTGATGGGCGACTTCGAGCACGGCTGGCACGACTACGAATGGCGCTGGCACGACGGTGGCCAGCAGCGCCGCTTCAGCGAACGGCTCTGGGACGGCCGTGCGCCGCTCGCAGGCAAGACGGTGTTCGTCTATAGCGAACAGGGTTTCGGCGATACGTTGCAGTTTGTGCGATTCGTACCGCGTCTCGTCCAGATGGGCGCCAACGTCGTGTTGTCGGTGCAGGCGCCGCTCGTCACGTTGCTGGGCGGCTTCGCGCGCGGCGTGACGGTGCTTGGCGAGCACATGCCGGTGCCGTCGTTCGACTGGCAACTGCCGCTGCTCAGCCTGCCGCATCTGCTGAAGGTGGGTGGCAACGTGGCCGTGCCTATGCCTTATGTGCGCTCAAGCGCCGGACGGGAGATGATCTGGCGATCGATGCTCGGCGCCAAGCCTGAGGGCGCGTTGCGCGTCGGGTTCGTATGGCGCCCGCGTCCGTTCCCGCCGAACCGTGACGTGGCGCTTGAGCATTGGGCGCCGGTCTTCGGCACGAATGCGCAGTTCTACTCGTTGCAGGTCGACGTGACCGACGAAGAGCGCGCGGCGCTCGCCCGCTATCCCAATGTGCATGATATCGGCGCGAAGCTGAGCGACTTCGCGGAGACGGCAGCCGTCATTGCACAGATGGATCTGGTGATTTCGGCCGATACGGCCGCCCTGCATGTCGCCGGCGCGTTGGGCAAGCCCGTTTGGGGGCTGGTCAACTTCACCCCCGACTGGCGCTGGCAGTTGGCGCGCCGGGACAGCGACTGGTATCCGTCGCTCACGCTCTTCCGTCAGCCGCAGCGTGGCGATTGGGATACCGTGATGGCGCAGGTCAGCGCCGATCTCGCCGCCGCCGTGCAGACCGAGTCTGCGGCAGCGGCGGGGCAGCAAGCGCAAGGGGTAGTGTAG
- a CDS encoding AI-2E family transporter: MSSRSDQRKFFHLMLFVVTIVFGWILFPLFGAVFWGTILAVLFQPVQRRILTRLRGRPNLAALTTLALILLIVILPLTLVVGMLTQEISTALIRFRTDLPQLTIAFQQLLDRLPASVHRVMDLAGVQDVNAIQQKLGDGAAQIGRFVAVYLVSIGQNTAQLLVSFGVMLYLLFFLLRDGTALGAMVRRALPLDERHKNLLIRQFTTVVRATVKGNIAVAVVQGALGGFIFAVLGIQGYVLAAVVMAFLSLLPAVGAAVVWVPVGVWLLLSGAIWKGVVLFAFCGTIVSLVDNVLRPILVGKDTKLPDWVVLISTLGGMSLFGLTGFVIGPLIAALFIASWNIYTRLRDDDDTQTDAG, translated from the coding sequence ATGTCGAGTCGTAGCGACCAGCGCAAGTTCTTCCACCTCATGCTGTTCGTCGTGACGATCGTGTTCGGCTGGATTCTGTTTCCGCTGTTCGGCGCGGTCTTCTGGGGGACAATTCTCGCCGTGCTGTTTCAGCCGGTGCAGCGCCGCATCCTGACGCGTCTGCGCGGCCGCCCGAATCTGGCCGCGCTCACCACGCTTGCCTTGATTCTGCTGATCGTGATCCTGCCGCTCACGCTCGTCGTCGGCATGTTGACGCAGGAAATCAGCACAGCGCTCATTCGCTTTCGCACCGACCTGCCGCAACTCACGATCGCCTTCCAGCAATTGCTCGACCGGCTGCCCGCGAGCGTGCACCGGGTGATGGATCTCGCGGGTGTGCAAGACGTCAATGCAATCCAGCAGAAACTCGGCGACGGCGCGGCGCAGATCGGCCGCTTCGTCGCGGTGTACCTCGTGAGCATCGGCCAGAACACGGCGCAATTGCTCGTGAGCTTCGGCGTAATGCTCTACCTGCTGTTCTTCCTGCTGCGCGACGGCACCGCACTCGGTGCGATGGTGCGCCGTGCCCTGCCCCTCGATGAGCGTCACAAGAACCTGTTGATCCGGCAGTTCACCACGGTCGTGCGCGCAACCGTGAAGGGCAACATCGCGGTCGCGGTGGTGCAGGGTGCGCTCGGCGGCTTCATCTTCGCGGTACTCGGCATTCAGGGCTACGTGCTCGCCGCCGTGGTGATGGCATTCCTCTCGCTACTGCCGGCAGTGGGCGCGGCGGTCGTGTGGGTGCCCGTGGGGGTGTGGCTGCTGCTCTCGGGGGCAATCTGGAAGGGCGTGGTGCTGTTTGCGTTCTGCGGCACCATCGTGAGTCTGGTGGACAACGTGCTGCGGCCGATTCTGGTCGGCAAGGATACGAAGCTGCCCGACTGGGTCGTGCTGATTTCCACCCTCGGCGGCATGTCGCTCTTCGGTCTGACCGGCTTCGTGATCGGACCGTTGATCGCTGCGCTGTTCATCGCAAGCTGGAACATCTACACGCGCTTGCGTGACGATGACGACACGCAAACAGACGCCGGGTGA
- a CDS encoding LysR substrate-binding domain-containing protein, producing the protein MLNYRHLYYFWVVVKEGGFARAAERLDMAVQTISAQVRELEKSLGHQLLKPAGRGVAMTEPGQAAFRRAEEIFRLGQSIPDEVREAASGRVARLAVGLADGISKLAAHAILAPVLDTPSLRLICHEGEHEQLLAELALHKLDLVLASQPAPYNPTLRLASERLVESPVDWYGPASLVRNPSRDTFPQCLTDLPVLLPTGHSALRARLDQWFETQGIRPNIVGEFEDSALMAVFATRGMGVFPLSEAGAGDVSLLRGLRWLGRPDDVHEDIHAIRSRRGEGHPLVAQILRELREIGATADSDIRTTGEPSVPPPSARKPHVES; encoded by the coding sequence ATGTTGAACTACCGCCATCTTTACTATTTTTGGGTCGTCGTCAAGGAAGGCGGTTTCGCCCGTGCGGCAGAGCGCCTCGACATGGCCGTGCAGACGATCAGCGCGCAGGTGCGCGAGCTCGAAAAATCGCTGGGCCACCAGTTGCTCAAGCCGGCCGGACGTGGCGTAGCGATGACCGAGCCCGGGCAGGCCGCCTTCCGGCGCGCCGAGGAGATCTTTCGCCTCGGTCAGTCGATCCCCGACGAAGTCCGCGAGGCCGCCAGCGGCCGGGTCGCGCGGCTGGCGGTCGGGCTGGCAGACGGCATCTCCAAGCTGGCCGCGCACGCGATCCTCGCCCCCGTGCTTGACACCCCGTCGCTCCGGCTCATCTGCCACGAAGGCGAGCATGAGCAGTTGCTTGCCGAACTCGCACTGCATAAGCTCGATCTGGTGCTGGCGAGCCAGCCCGCGCCTTACAACCCGACCTTGCGGCTGGCGAGCGAGCGTCTGGTCGAATCGCCGGTCGACTGGTACGGTCCGGCGTCGCTCGTGCGCAACCCGTCGCGCGACACGTTTCCGCAATGCCTGACCGACCTGCCCGTACTGCTGCCAACGGGTCACTCGGCGTTGCGCGCGCGGCTTGATCAATGGTTCGAGACGCAGGGCATTCGCCCGAATATCGTCGGCGAATTTGAAGACAGTGCGCTCATGGCGGTGTTTGCCACACGCGGTATGGGCGTGTTTCCGCTGAGCGAAGCCGGCGCGGGCGACGTATCGCTGTTGCGCGGCTTGCGCTGGCTGGGCCGCCCCGACGACGTTCACGAGGACATTCACGCGATTCGTTCGCGGCGCGGCGAAGGTCACCCGCTCGTGGCGCAAATTCTCCGTGAGCTCCGTGAAATCGGCGCGACGGCCGATTCTGATATAAGAACCACTGGCGAGCCGTCCGTGCCGCCGCCATCTGCGAGGAAACCTCATGTCGAGTCGTAG